In Silene latifolia isolate original U9 population chromosome 3, ASM4854445v1, whole genome shotgun sequence, a single window of DNA contains:
- the LOC141649023 gene encoding protein FAR1-RELATED SEQUENCE 5-like, which translates to MFPKTLILDNSKLNIGAGLTFRHVKELVNGYENIGATLIDFKNFQRDIKCYIGLRDRRFIDRLEKLKATQPQFYFAYDVDPQNRLTKFFWADATCIRNYSFFGDAVSFDPTYGTNKYDMVFTPFTGVNHHRKLVLFVGCLLLHEDDISFQWTFQRFLDRHGTKRAHDS; encoded by the coding sequence ATGTTCCCGAAGACGCTTATCTTGGACAACTCCAAGTTGAATATTGGCGCTGGATTGACCTTTAGACATGTTAAGGAACTTGTCAATGGGTATGAAAATATCGGTGCTAcattgatagattttaagaactttcaaagAGATATCAAGTGCTACATTGGGTTAAGAGATCGACGTTTCATCGATCGACTCGAGAAACTCAAAGCGACCCAACCCCAGTTCTACTTCGCCTATGATGTTGATCCGCAAAACCGTCTAACAAAGTTCTTCTGGGCTGATGCTACATGTATTAGAAACTACTCATTCTTTGGGGATGCTGTGAGCTTCGACCCTACTTACGGAACcaacaagtatgatatggtttttacaccattcaCAGGTGTTAATCACCACAGAAAGTTGGTGTTGTTTGTCGGTTGTCTCCTGTTACACGAGGATGACATCTCCTTCCAATGGACCTTTCAAAGATTTCTTGACCGCCATGGGACAAAAAGAGCGCATGATTCATGA
- the LOC141649024 gene encoding protein FAR-RED IMPAIRED RESPONSE 1-like: protein MTSIQQGFPSVFKTARHRYCMWHITQKITDKVGSALCRDTDFLACFNAVVWDPDMEPSEFEEKWQKVILDFELEDNDWLTTMFDDRHHWIPAYHRDLALGCILRTTQRSESTNSFFKRYENHFGTLVPNCYGQSSAYTRRCDDYNNDHSFPELKTELPIEKHGAIIYTHAVFKVFQEELMAADSCGVDDFEKEEHVRIIHVIDVETDRIFKVRLDLRSTDAVCECKLFERIVLLCRHILWVYKGKGIGRIPSKYIVDCWLNNTHAANSSSSEVTINAPEQARNKGSGKRLKSAKQQAMEKAAKPKRLCAYCKERVTHDRRTCPLRIVK from the exons ATGACTAGCATACAACAAGGCTTTCCTTCTGTTTTCAAGACAGCTAGGCATcgttattgtatgtggcatattacaCAAAAGATCACAGACAAAGTTGGTTCAGCACTCTGCAGAGACACGGACTTCCTTGCTTGCTTCAACGCAGTTGTTTGGGACCCTGATATGGAGCCGTCGGAGTTCGAAGAGAAGTGGCAGAAGGTCATTTTAGATTTCGAGCTGGAagataatgattggttgactacaaTGTTCGACGACAGACACCATTGGATTCCTGCCTACCATCGTGACCTTGCCTTGGGCTGCATATTAAGAACAACACAGCGATCAGAAAGTACAAATTCGTTTTTCAAGCGCTATGAGAATCACTTTGGTACACTG GTTCCAAACTGCTATGGACAAAGCAGCGCTTATACACGaaggtgcgatgattataacaatGACCACTCATTCCCCGAGCTTAAGACAGAATTACCTATAGAAAAGCATGGCGCTATTATATACACACATGCTGTGTTCAAGGTGTTTCAAGAAGAATTAATGGCTGCCGATTCATGTGGTGTTGATGACTTTGAGAAGGAGGAGCATGTGCGCATAATTCATGTAATCGATGTTGAGACAGACAGAATTTTCAAGGTGAGGTTGGACCTTAGAAGCACAGATGCAGTATGCGAGTGTAAACTGTTCGAAAGAATTGTATTACTCTGCAGGCATATTCTGTGGGTGTACAAGGGCAAAGGAATTGGGCGAATACCAAGCAAGTACATTGTAGATTGTTGGCTAAATAACACACACGCAGCGAACAG CTCGTCGTCTGAAGTCACTATCAACGCTCCggaacaagcacgcaacaagggcAGCGGAAAAAGATTGAAGTCAGCTAAACAACAGGCCATGGAAAAAGCAGCCAAGCCAAAGAGGCTATGTGCATACTGCAAAGAAAGAGTTACCCACGACAGGAGAACATGCCCTCTTCGCATAGTCAAGTAG